The following are from one region of the Vibrio hyugaensis genome:
- a CDS encoding type II toxin-antitoxin system Phd/YefM family antitoxin, with protein MSRIHFDQDIQPLSEFRAGVASYIKQINETRRPLVITQRGKGVAVVLDVAEYEAMQEKIELLEEMRTAEAQLASGLGVSNDDARAQVLGRIKK; from the coding sequence ATGAGTCGTATTCATTTCGATCAAGATATTCAGCCTTTGTCTGAGTTTCGTGCTGGTGTAGCTTCATACATCAAACAAATTAATGAGACTCGTCGTCCATTGGTTATTACGCAACGTGGTAAAGGTGTTGCTGTCGTTCTTGATGTTGCTGAGTATGAAGCAATGCAAGAGAAAATCGAATTACTGGAAGAAATGCGCACAGCAGAAGCTCAATTAGCTTCTGGTCTTGGTGTTTCCAATGATGATGCGCGTGCCCAAGTACTGGGGCGCATTAAGAAATGA
- a CDS encoding type II toxin-antitoxin system RelE/ParE family toxin gives MKVVWSPLALQKLGDAAEFISLDNPPVAEKWVNEVFDKTELLGSMPEMGRFVPEIPHTNYREIIFGHYRIIYSLSHEIRVLTVRNCRQILSEDDV, from the coding sequence ATGAAAGTCGTCTGGTCTCCATTAGCGCTTCAGAAGCTAGGTGATGCAGCGGAGTTTATTTCTTTGGATAATCCACCTGTGGCAGAAAAGTGGGTAAACGAAGTTTTTGATAAAACTGAACTACTTGGAAGTATGCCTGAAATGGGGCGGTTTGTTCCTGAAATTCCCCATACGAACTATCGAGAAATCATCTTTGGTCACTATCGTATTATCTACAGCTTAAGCCACGAAATTCGCGTACTAACAGTTCGTAATTGTCGTCAAATTTTGTCGGAAGATGACGTGTAA